One Pseudobutyrivibrio xylanivorans genomic window, AGTTCAGATATCCAGTGGTCTTTATGTCTTAACTCCTGAAGATTATAAAAATATTAACGTTGATAAGATGCTAGACTGTGCTAGGTTAGCTGAAAAGAAAGCACATCTATCTGTTACCGGGGGTTACGAAGTATATAACTTAGATCAATGGGAAGCAGGAAGACTGCTTTCAGATATCTGCGGTCATTTTTCTACTGCAAAAAAACAGAATGAAATCCAGGTCTGGTATCAACCACAAGTTAACTATAGAACCGGTAAGATTATCGGCGCAGAGGCTTTATGCAGATGGAATCATGAAAAACTCGGTTGGTTAAGCCCAGGTCTTTTTATTCCTATGCTTGAGCAGTCTGGTCTTATCTACGATTTAGACTGTCTGGTTTGGGAAACAGTTTGCCAGAATATTCATAGATGGAATGAGCAGGGCTTTAAGCGTTCAATTTCAGTTAATTTATCCAGATTTGACATAGAAAAAAATAAGAACATAGCTGAGCACTTCAATAACCTTATACAGAAATATGGTCTTGAGCCTTCTCAGCTAAGAATAGAAATCACAGAAACCGCATATGCAGGCGATAACAAGTTGTTACTGGAGACAACCGCGCAGCTACAAGACCTAGGCTTTGAAGTTGAAATGGATGACTTCGGAAGTGGTTATTCTTCTCTAAATATGCTTACCGAGATTCCAGTTAATGGAATTAAACTGGATTATATTTTCCTAAAAAATAAGAAAAATCCTGAAAGAACAAAAATCGTCATTGAGTATATTCTTAAAATGCTACGAAGTCTAAAATGCAATTTTATTACAGAAGGTGTAGAAACCAAAGAGCAAGCCGATTTCCTTGTTGAAAGGGGTTGTGAGCGAATGCAAGGCTTCTATTTCTACAAACCAATGCCTATAGAGGAATTTGAAGCTTTGGATTTTAATAACATAAATAATAGGCTTCAATAGCCATTAGATTAAAGGGGCTGTGAAAAAATGAGATAATCATTTTTTCCAGCTCCCTTTTTATATCATTTTTTGTGAGGTATGCTGTTTCTGGCAAAAATAGAGTATAATGCCCCTTTCCCCAAAAAACTACAAACTTTTTTGATTAGGCAGCTTCTTGGAGACGCATCTTTTTATTGTGATATTTATATAAGTTATGACCTATTGAAACCAAAAGAACCTCAAGTTTTACGGATTCTATTCCTTTTCGGACTATTCTTTTATACCAACGATCATTTTTTATGATTCCGAAAGTACCTTCCGCTTGAATGGATCTGTTCATTCTAAGGAGTGCTCCCTGGATGCTTTCAAGATTATTTATAACCTCCTGATGCATAGCGGTCAGTTCTTCGTTTATTCTTACGGTTTTGTTTTTATCTGTTTTCTTACACTTCGATGCATAGGGACAACCACTGCAGTCTTCACACTGATAGACTTCTTCTTGCCGGCCATACTGGTTTCCTTTTACATGCTGCCTGTATAGAAAGTTGAAGCTCTTCCCATTAGGACAACGCATTTTCCCATCATCACCGATCTCAAAATTAACAGCTCTGAATGGATCGTTGTGATATTTCTTATCGGTCGTCTCCTTTTTAAACATTGTGAACTTCATGTACTTTTTCATGCCTTTTTGCTCGCAAAAGATATAATTATTGAACGAGCCATATCCAGCATCAGCCACAGGATATTTTGGATAAAAGCCATATGTTTCATAATACTTATTCATCAACGGTATGAAGCAGTCCATGTCAGATCTGTATTGATTAACATCAACAACTGCTATGTATTCATCAGCTACACCAATCTGAACGTTGTATGCGGGAAGAAGCTGGTCGTTTCCCATGTAGTCGGTCTTTATTCTCATGAATGTAGCGGAAGGATCTGTCTTTGAATAGCTGTTCCTGTTTTCTCCACAGATGCTGATTTTTGTGACATATTCATTGAGCTTTGTTGTGTACTCTACAAGCTTTTCGTACTGTCTCTGCTGGACGGTTTTCCTATGTCCTTTTCCTGAAACAAAAGTTGAAGTATCAAGCTTCCATATCTCAGAAAACCGTTCTGTTATCTGGCGCATATATTCAGGCATGTACTCTGTATTAGTCTCAATCTTGATTCCGCTCCACTGAAGATCGCTGTTGATTTCTTGCAGTAATTTAGTAATCTTTTCAAAAAGACGGTAACGGGATTTTTCCGTGGCCTTCTTCCATACCCAAGTATATTTGTTAGCATTAGCTTCAAACTTCGAACCATCAATATAAAGATGATTCAGGTCAACTTTATGCCTGCTGAATATTTCCTGATTAATATCATTGAAAATATCCTCTATTGAATCCTTTAACACATCGTTTATGAAATAGCTGAAGGTTCTGTAAGAAGGAGTTTCCCTGTCCATAAGATACATAAATCGAATGTTAACCCTACAGTTTTCTTGAAGTCCTCTTAGTGAAATATATCCTTCACTCATAAAACCGAATAGTACGGTTTTCAACATTTTGACTGGATTATATCTGATTCTGCCAAGCTTATGCTCTGGCACATTTTTCAGATACTTCTCAAGATTCATACCTCCCACGAGTTCGTCAAAAGTAAAAACCGGATCACAGATATCCAAGCAATCTGAAATAAAAAATGGTAAAACGCCCTGATTTAGAGTATTATAAGAATTGGTTTGATTGATCATGGTAATATTTTACCATGAAAAAAGAGAAGTAATCGGCTGTTTCCAGCTATTACTTCTCTTTTTTTCATGAGCTGATTATTTCACAGCCCCTTTATTTTATCTACTTCACATCCAATGATGATATTATTTCTCAAAAAAAGGTATTGACTTGTTCTCCCGATTAGATTAATATAACACCAGTTAGTGAGAGCTAACAAATATATGAAGTGAGAATAGGTTATGAGCGAAGAAGTATTTGAAATGCTATGTTCTATGGACAGGCGAAAAGTTGAACTACAGATTGTTCTGCAATGTGCACCAACTTTAGCAGGACTAAAAACATCAAACCTTCTTATTCTTCCCAAAGACCTAGAGGATAAAGCCAGAATTGCATTACGTCATACTGGATTGATGGGGTATCGACTAGTTTATGACAAGCACCGGGTTATCTTTTTAGTTTTCAACAAGAATATGCTGATAAGCTATTTAAGCAAAGAAGAGATTAGAGGCTTCTTGTCAGGCTTTGGATATCATTCACTACATTTTGGAGAATCAATCAGATTGTTCCAAAAGAGATATGAAGCATATGTCTCAAGCAGAAAGGATTTCCCACATGAAATAGGTGTTTTCCTTGGTTATCCATTATGTGACGTACGCGGCTTCATTGATAATTGCGGCGAAGAATTCCAAATATCTGGTTATTGGAAAGTATACGGGGATGCGACCAATACTCAGAAACTATTTCAGCTCTTTGATGATATTAAAGACGATATGGTTTGCAAAATATCAAAAGGATACACCGTAAAGCAAATCATGAACGAAGCTCGACCAATTTCCATGGTCAGCTAATCTTAATCAAATATAAAAATGGAGGAGAACATGTCATGAGTAAAGTAAATGTTGTTTTTTGGTCACAGTCAGGTAACACCGAAAGCATGGCGAACGCTGTAGGCGCTGGTGTTACAGAAGCTGGTGGAGAGGCAAATGTCGTATTTGTTGGCGATGCCTCTATAGATGAATTAAAGAGTGCAAAAGCCTTTGCACTTGGCTGCCCTGCTATGGGAGCTGAAGTTTTGGAAGAAGGCGAAATGGAGCCATTTGTTTCTGATTTAGAAGGCTTTGTTTCAGGTAAAACAATTGGTCTTTTCGGCTCATACGGCTGGGGAGATGGTCAGTGGATGCGTGACTGGGTTGATCGTATGACAGCAGCAGGCGCAACAGTGGTTGGCGGCGAGGGTGTCATCTGCCAGGATGCTCCTGATGGTGCTGCCGAAGATGCTTGCAAAGATCTTGGTAGAGCTTTAGCAGCAATTTAATAATCTAGGTTATTTCTCATTCCCTAAGTTTCTAACCGGGTTTCTTGGGGAAGTTATTAGACTCCTTTTACAGCCTCCAGGTATGCCAGTGCCTGGAGGATTTTTTTTATAATTATCCATTGTGCACTATTAATTCACGTTAAGCCTAATTGATATTTTTTCGCAATTATTGTATTCTCTTACTGTAGCTGTTTTGGTAATTATGGCTTAATAAATACCAAAACTTGCACGTGAAAGGAGCCAATAATAATGGAAAAATCAAAGGTTTATTTTACCGATTTTAGAACTGTATTGGGTGTGAGTCTTCCTGCAAAGCTCCAAAAATTAATCAAACAGGCCGGAATAGATACTATTGATATGGACGGCAAGTTTGTTGCTATTAAAATGCATTTTGGTGAGCTTGGAAACCTTGCATATCTTAGACCAAATTATGCAAAAGCTGTTGCAGATGTTGTCAAAGAATGTGGTGGTCTTCCATTCCTTACCGATTGCAACACGCTGTATCCTGGTAGCCGTAAGCATGCCCTTGAGCACATGGACTGTGCCAATATTAATGGATTCAATACTATCACCACTGGTTGCCAAATTATCATAGCTGATGGTCTTAGAGGTACTGATGATATCCTTGTGCCTGTTCCTAACGGTGAATACTGCAAGGAAGCATACATTGGCCGTGCAGTTATGGATGCTGATATCGTAATATCTCTCACTCATTTTAAGGGCCACGAACAGGCTGGTTTCGGAGGAACCATTAAAAATATAGGTATGGGATGCGGTAGCCGCGCTGGAAAAATGCAACAGCATAACAGCGGTCACCCTCATGTAATAACTGAAAAATGTAAAGGCTGTCAGAGATGTGCAAAAGAATGTGGCTCTGACGCAATTAGCTATAATGATAAGAAGGCTTGGATTGACCCTGAGAAATGTAAAGGCTGTGGTCGTTGTATCGGTGCCTGCGCATTCGATGCAATCCAGAATGATAACTGGGATGCACCTCAGATGCTCGGACGAAAGATGGCTGAATATACCGCTGCTGTTGTTAGTGGCAGACCAGCCTTCCACATTAGCCTTATTACAGATGTTTCTCCAAACTGCGATTGCCATGGTGAAAACGATGCACCTATCCTTCCAGATATCGGGATGCTTGCATCATTCGACCCTGTTGCCCTCGATCAGGCATGTGTTGACCTCTGCCAAAAGGCTGAACCAATCAGAAATAGCCAGCTTGGTGACAACATGGCAAAAGAACACTTCCATGACCACGGGGATGTATGGCATAACAGCAATCCAAATGTTTCATGGAATGAGACTCTTGAGCATGCTCAAAAAATCGGCTTAGGCTCACGAGAATACGAACTAATCCAAATAAAATAGCATTATGAATTACGAAATAAAAACACTTTTAGAAGATGTTCGTGATGGCAATATCACTGTCGAACAGGCCATTCACGAACTAAAAACAGCCCCATTTAAAGACATAGGCTATGCCAAAGTCGATACTCACAGATCTCTTCGCAATGGAGTTGGCGAAGTAATCTATGGTGCCGGGAAAACCGCTAAACAGCTTATCGGTATCATCAGCACAATGAAGGAATCCGGCCAGAATCAAATACTCAT contains:
- a CDS encoding flavodoxin, producing the protein MSKVNVVFWSQSGNTESMANAVGAGVTEAGGEANVVFVGDASIDELKSAKAFALGCPAMGAEVLEEGEMEPFVSDLEGFVSGKTIGLFGSYGWGDGQWMRDWVDRMTAAGATVVGGEGVICQDAPDGAAEDACKDLGRALAAI
- a CDS encoding IS1182 family transposase, which codes for MINQTNSYNTLNQGVLPFFISDCLDICDPVFTFDELVGGMNLEKYLKNVPEHKLGRIRYNPVKMLKTVLFGFMSEGYISLRGLQENCRVNIRFMYLMDRETPSYRTFSYFINDVLKDSIEDIFNDINQEIFSRHKVDLNHLYIDGSKFEANANKYTWVWKKATEKSRYRLFEKITKLLQEINSDLQWSGIKIETNTEYMPEYMRQITERFSEIWKLDTSTFVSGKGHRKTVQQRQYEKLVEYTTKLNEYVTKISICGENRNSYSKTDPSATFMRIKTDYMGNDQLLPAYNVQIGVADEYIAVVDVNQYRSDMDCFIPLMNKYYETYGFYPKYPVADAGYGSFNNYIFCEQKGMKKYMKFTMFKKETTDKKYHNDPFRAVNFEIGDDGKMRCPNGKSFNFLYRQHVKGNQYGRQEEVYQCEDCSGCPYASKCKKTDKNKTVRINEELTAMHQEVINNLESIQGALLRMNRSIQAEGTFGIIKNDRWYKRIVRKGIESVKLEVLLVSIGHNLYKYHNKKMRLQEAA
- a CDS encoding DUF362 domain-containing protein, giving the protein MEKSKVYFTDFRTVLGVSLPAKLQKLIKQAGIDTIDMDGKFVAIKMHFGELGNLAYLRPNYAKAVADVVKECGGLPFLTDCNTLYPGSRKHALEHMDCANINGFNTITTGCQIIIADGLRGTDDILVPVPNGEYCKEAYIGRAVMDADIVISLTHFKGHEQAGFGGTIKNIGMGCGSRAGKMQQHNSGHPHVITEKCKGCQRCAKECGSDAISYNDKKAWIDPEKCKGCGRCIGACAFDAIQNDNWDAPQMLGRKMAEYTAAVVSGRPAFHISLITDVSPNCDCHGENDAPILPDIGMLASFDPVALDQACVDLCQKAEPIRNSQLGDNMAKEHFHDHGDVWHNSNPNVSWNETLEHAQKIGLGSREYELIQIK
- a CDS encoding DUF3793 family protein → MSEEVFEMLCSMDRRKVELQIVLQCAPTLAGLKTSNLLILPKDLEDKARIALRHTGLMGYRLVYDKHRVIFLVFNKNMLISYLSKEEIRGFLSGFGYHSLHFGESIRLFQKRYEAYVSSRKDFPHEIGVFLGYPLCDVRGFIDNCGEEFQISGYWKVYGDATNTQKLFQLFDDIKDDMVCKISKGYTVKQIMNEARPISMVS